A window of Pyrus communis chromosome 3, drPyrComm1.1, whole genome shotgun sequence genomic DNA:
AATAGAATTGTTATTGCGCATTGATTCCCCAGATGTTTGTACTGTTGGTATTTGGGGCATGGGTGGTATTGGAAAGACAACTCTTGCAGATGCTTTATATCACCAACTCTCTTCTAAATTTGAAGCTTCTTGTTTCCTTGCAAATGTTAGGGAGGAGTCAGAAAAACATGGACTGAACAACTTGCGAAATGTACTAATTCGTGAGATATTAAAGGAAAAGGATCTTGATATCAGCACTCCAACTATAGGATCAACTTCTGTTCGAGAAAGGCTCAGCCGTACAAGGGCCCTCATTGTTCTAGATGATGTGAATGCTTCGAGGCAGTTAGAACTTCTACTTGGTGATCATGTTCAGTTTGGCCCCGGAAGTCAAATCATTATAACAACTAGAGATAAGCGCCTACTTAAGAGAAATGTTGACAAGATATACGAGGTTAAGGGATTAAGTTGGGAAGAATCTCTTGAGCTCTTTCATTTGCATGCTTTCAAAGATAAATGTGCTGAATCACGTTGTGCAGAGTTGTTAGGGACGGTGGTAGATTATGCCGGAGGGATGCCATTAGCTCTCAAGATTTTGGGTTCCTTATTCCTTCACTGCAACAACAGTAAAGACTGGGAACATCAATGGAATGAGTTGAAAAAATTTCCCAACAAAGAAATTGAGAACATGTTGAGACTAAGTTACGAGGGATTAGAACGAAATGCAAGGGAGATATTTCTTGATATTGCATGTTTCTATAAAGGGACGACACTAGATTGTGCAAAACAAATGTTAGATGTTCGTGGGTTCTTTGAGGGTGGAATTAAAGTTCTGATTGATAAGTCTCTGATATCAATTTCAGAATGGAACTGTTTGGAGATGCATGATTTGGTACAAGAAATGGGTAGGGCAATTGTTCATGAACAATGTATTGAGGAGCCTGGAAGACGCAGTAGGTTGTTTGTTGCTAAGGATATTTATCACGTATTGAAAAATAATACTGTAAGAGCCAAATGCATCGGTTTCTTcagaacataaatatatataagttCTTAAGTTTTCTATAAAATGACACTCGTATATGAAAAGCTCATTTATAATGAACTAGTCAGATACATAACATACAAATGTAGTTCTGATTAAATTTTATTGCATATTGCATATATTCACATTTATACTTTGCTCTTGAATGTCTACAGGGAACTGAAACGGTTCAAGCAATAATCTTTAACGGGTCTAAGATTGGACAGCTACACTTGGATTTTGCAGACTTCAAAAAGATGTCCAATCTAAGATTACTTACTGTCCAGGATTCTAGCTTTGGGAAGTACTGCAAATTTAAAGTTTCTCTTCCCAATCCTCTTAGATATCTTTACTGGGATGAATATCCTTTGAAATGTTTACCAGCAAAATTTTCTCCAGAAAATCTTGTTGAGATTAAAATGGCCCGCTGCAAAGTTGAGCAACTTTGGAATAAAGACCAGGTATATATATACTTATTACTTTCTTGTATAAACTTTGGAGCTTGGAAACTTTTCCTGGCTAAGTCCTTAAGTCTTATaatttctctttaatttgttaCAGAATCTTAGGAACTTAAAAGTGATGGATCTTCATTGCTCCGATAAACTGATCAAAGTTCCAGATCTCTCTCAAAGTGGAAAAATAGAGCATATAAATCTATTTGGTTGTAGAAGTTTGGTTAAAATACCTTCGTCTTTACAATGTCTTGACAGACTTACTTATCTTGACCTTGGAGAATGCTCGAGTCTCAAATATCTTCCAGATATGCCAGAAAACATTGAATTCTTGGATTTATCAAAGACTGCTATACGGGACTTGCCTTCATCAGTTTGGAATAACGAAAAGATCTTGTACTTGAATATTCAATGGTGTAAATACCTTGAGAATCTTCCAAGCAACAATTGTAAGATGAAACCACCGCTTGGTTTGAGTCTACGGGGATGCTTATCTCTTGCCAAGTTTTGGGAGCTCCCCCGAAATCTACTGGTGTTAGTGATGGTGGGGGCAAAAATAGAAACATTACCCTCATCAATTGAGCGTCTCTTTGGTCTCCGAAGAATTGAACTGACAAGTTGCAATAGGCTTCTAAgtatcccaacaagcatttgtgAGTTGAAATCGCTCGAGGAACTTGATCTCACTGGTTGCTCTAAATTTAAAGACTTTCCAGAAATCTTGAAGCCTATGGGTTATCTGAAGCACCTTTTGTTAACTGGAACGGCTGTTAAACAGTTACCTGAATCAGTCGAGCATCTCTTTGGTCTCCGAAGAATTGAACTGAAAAATTGCAACAGGCTTCTGAGTCTCCCAGCCAGCATTTTTAAGTTGAAATATCTTGAGGACCTTAATCTCACCGGTAGCTCTAAGTTTGAAGACTTTCCAGACGTTTTGGAGCCTATGGGAAATCTGAAGTATCTTTGGTTAAATGGAACGGCTGTTAAAGAGTTACCCTCATCAATCGAGCGTCTCTTTGGTCTCCGAAGAATTGAACTGAGATTTTGCAACAGGCTTCTGAGTCTCCCAGCAAGCATTTTTAAGTTGAAATATCTTGAGGAACTTGATCTCACTGGTAGCTCTCAATTTAAAGACTTTCCTGAAATCTTGGAGCCTATGGGAAATCTGAAGTATCTTTGCTTAAATGGAACGGCTGTTGAGGAGTTACATGAATCTATCGAGCGTCTCTTTGGTCTCCAAAGAATTCAACTGAAAAAATGCAACAGGCTTCTGAGTCTCCCAGCAAGCATTTTTAAGTTGAAATATCTTGAGGAACTTGATCTCACTGGTAGCTCTAAATTTAAAGACTTCCCAGAAATCTTGGAGCCTATGGGAAATCTGAAGCATCTTAGGTTAAATGGAACGGCTGTTGAGGAGTTACACGAATCTATCGAGCGTCTCTTTGGTCTCCGAAGAATTGAACTAAAAAATTGCAAGTCTTCTGACTCTCCCAGCGAGCATTTTTAAGTTGAAATATCTTGTAGAACTTGATCTCGCTGGTAGCTCTAAATTTGAATACTTTCCTGAAATCTTGGAGCCTATGGGAAATCTGCGGTATCTTTGGTTACATGGAACGGCTGTTAAAAAGTTACCCGAATCAATCGAGCGTCTCTTAGCTCTCCGAAGAATTGAACTGAAAAATTATCACAGGCTTTTGAGTCCCCTGACAAACATTTATAAGAGACTGCGTGAAGAGTTTGATGCAAGTGGAAGTGAAATGTTTAGCTCATATGAGGAACAAGAAGACGATGTACTTCCACAgacaatgaaaagaaaaaaaaactgttagTGCAAGATCAAACATGTTAAATTGCAGTGAAAAAGCTGTGGCAGCCAAAGTTCTTGCTTGTTTGGTCTTCTTTGTTACAAGCTTTCGGCTCTGCAACGTAagaatttaaaagaaagaaagattgaTTTATTCGAAGTTAGCTTTAATGCCCtttacacatatatacatagttGAGAATTGCAATTGAATTTAAATTCTTACGAACAGACTAGCGTGCTACGTTCTATGTGAAAGacacatgttttttatttggaaCAGGTACTAAGCTATTCTATTAGCATCTTTGCATTACACTGAGGCACTacaggaagaaaaataaaaaagagcaaTCAACTGAGACGGTTTCTTAGTAATAGAATGCAAAGGGGGAAAAACAGAAGATAAAACAGGAGAGCTTCTTTCCTCACGGTATTGGTTTTTCTTAGTGTTGCTAAACGATTCAACTAGCATTAACTTCGACAATATTCCGTCCATATCTTTCCGCGTTGTCCATCATTTCTCATTGCGAATATAGCTACACCCCAGCAGCACATTAACTTGCATGTTTTTACTTATCGAATTGCAGGTAATTACAAGTAGGGAAATGATTCCCTCAGATCTTTTCTCGTTCTACACATCACACTTTATTTATGCTACTTGAATCTCCTTGGATTTGTTCAACACAAAGGTCAAAAGTAAGCATGGGTGTGGTAAATAAGTTCCCTTATAACTACATATGGCTGCTCTTGCTGTTAACCCTCCTTGAGCAAAAGATGATGTCTTTCTCACTTTCAGAGTGAGGGCACCCGCAAAAACATTTATTGGCCATCTTCAGGCTTCTTGTTACTTCAAGATAATATTCTCACCTACACAAGTCATGAGGTAGGAGGTGGAATTGCGTCTTTCCTTGTGGAAGCAGTCGGGAAATCCAAGCTTTTGGTgatcattttctcaaaaaaacaaTGCTTCTTCCTCACGGCACTTGGTGTTTGGGATGAACTTGTGCATATACTAGAATGGAGATGAAAGATGCGGGTGGCAGCTTGTTATACCCATTTTTTTTGCAACATCGATCCATCACATGTACGAAAGCAGCAGGGGAGTTATGCTGACACGTTTCATCGAATTTGAATAACGTTTTCAAGGAAATAATGGACAAGGTGCACAAGAGGACGGCAGCCTTGACGTCTACAGCCAATCTGTCTGGGTTTGATGCTTCAATCAATATTAGGTAACAGGCTACCTCTTGTAACCAGTATTAATTTCTAGTGATGCTCACCTAGGGTCCTTATTTTGAGGAAAATAAAAACGCGTAAGAATTCCTCATTCATTTCTCCAGATTTGGTGTATAAACATATTCCCAACCAAAACATCTTATGTAATTCGTTTAATCAGCCGCCCTTGAACTTCCTTTCCAGTTTCATTTATCCAAATGGATTTAACAGCCCATGTTTTCGAATGCAGATGCAGTGCTACTGCAAGAAACCCCAGAGGATCATAGTCAGAGTTACCCGAATCAATGAAGCGTCTCTCACTAAAAACAGAGCCTTCTTTACCTATTCGTGTATTAAGCATCATCTATTGCCAGCTGCTACAGGAGGTAATCTCTAATCCTATAGCGAAATAAACTACACGAGGAATTAATAATGTTTTGAGTACTTTGTTCATTTCCTCATGAAGTTTTTATTTGACTATCGATATTTTCTTCTCAAGCTTTTATTTTGAGCAAGtatatgttgagaatgaatcccacaggGGACTTTGTATGTGATTATAAGGAGTTGGACTACACATATTGTTAGTTGGTTTTCGGTTGGAACCTCAACTTAGTGTCATAGGGCTTCCATGGTTTTCAATTGCTTCAGCTATTCTCCCCCTTGGCatgttcttcttgttcttccaaATTCAACACCCTCTATTGAATGGCACGTTTTAAAACcatttccttttttaatttttaaaaaagtgaaaactGAACACCAAAACC
This region includes:
- the LOC137729306 gene encoding disease resistance protein RPV1-like isoform X2 → MNMAASSSDAAISPCALKYDVFLSFRGEDTRNSFTSHLYAALCGKKIKTYIDDTLERGDQIAPALLKAIEKSKLLVIIFSENYASSTWCLDEIVHILDCKKKNGQVVIPIFYNIDPSHIRKQQGSYEDAFVQHEERFKDSVEGVTKVCKWRDALKEAANLSGFVYSNKTGTEANFIEKVVEDILTKLNRISSSDLKGLVGIEKKIKQIELLLRIDSPDVCTVGIWGMGGIGKTTLADALYHQLSSKFEASCFLANVREESEKHGLNNLRNVLIREILKEKDLDISTPTIGSTSVRERLSRTRALIVLDDVNASRQLELLLGDHVQFGPGSQIIITTRDKRLLKRNVDKIYEVKGLSWEESLELFHLHAFKDKCAESRCAELLGTVVDYAGGMPLALKILGSLFLHCNNSKDWEHQWNELKKFPNKEIENMLRLSYEGLERNAREIFLDIACFYKGTTLDCAKQMLDVRGFFEGGIKVLIDKSLISISEWNCLEMHDLVQEMGRAIVHEQCIEEPGRRSRLFVAKDIYHVLKNNTGTETVQAIIFNGSKIGQLHLDFADFKKMSNLRLLTVQDSSFGKYCKFKVSLPNPLRYLYWDEYPLKCLPAKFSPENLVEIKMARCKVEQLWNKDQNLRNLKVMDLHCSDKLIKVPDLSQSGKIEHINLFGCRSLVKIPSSLQCLDRLTYLDLGECSSLKYLPDMPENIEFLDLSKTAIRDLPSSVWNNEKILYLNIQWCKYLENLPSNNCKMKPPLGLSLRGCLSLAKFWELPRNLLVLVMVGAKIETLPSSIERLFGLRRIELTSCNRLLSIPTSICELKSLEELDLTGCSKFKDFPEILKPMGYLKHLLLTGTAVKQLPESVEHLFGLRRIELKNCNRLLSLPASIFKLKYLEDLNLTGSSKFEDFPDVLEPMGNLKYLWLNGTAVKELPSSIERLFGLRRIELRFCNRLLSLPASIFKLKYLEELDLTGSSQFKDFPEILEPMGNLKYLCLNGTAVEELHESIERLFGLQRIQLKKCNRLLSLPASIFKLKYLEELDLTGSSKFKDFPEILEPMGNLKHLRLNGTAVEELHESIERLFGLRRIELKNCKSSDSPSEHF
- the LOC137729306 gene encoding disease resistance protein RPV1-like isoform X1, whose protein sequence is MRIELLKPDLASIWNLQLHQSVASYYAMNMAASSSDAAISPCALKYDVFLSFRGEDTRNSFTSHLYAALCGKKIKTYIDDTLERGDQIAPALLKAIEKSKLLVIIFSENYASSTWCLDEIVHILDCKKKNGQVVIPIFYNIDPSHIRKQQGSYEDAFVQHEERFKDSVEGVTKVCKWRDALKEAANLSGFVYSNKTGTEANFIEKVVEDILTKLNRISSSDLKGLVGIEKKIKQIELLLRIDSPDVCTVGIWGMGGIGKTTLADALYHQLSSKFEASCFLANVREESEKHGLNNLRNVLIREILKEKDLDISTPTIGSTSVRERLSRTRALIVLDDVNASRQLELLLGDHVQFGPGSQIIITTRDKRLLKRNVDKIYEVKGLSWEESLELFHLHAFKDKCAESRCAELLGTVVDYAGGMPLALKILGSLFLHCNNSKDWEHQWNELKKFPNKEIENMLRLSYEGLERNAREIFLDIACFYKGTTLDCAKQMLDVRGFFEGGIKVLIDKSLISISEWNCLEMHDLVQEMGRAIVHEQCIEEPGRRSRLFVAKDIYHVLKNNTGTETVQAIIFNGSKIGQLHLDFADFKKMSNLRLLTVQDSSFGKYCKFKVSLPNPLRYLYWDEYPLKCLPAKFSPENLVEIKMARCKVEQLWNKDQNLRNLKVMDLHCSDKLIKVPDLSQSGKIEHINLFGCRSLVKIPSSLQCLDRLTYLDLGECSSLKYLPDMPENIEFLDLSKTAIRDLPSSVWNNEKILYLNIQWCKYLENLPSNNCKMKPPLGLSLRGCLSLAKFWELPRNLLVLVMVGAKIETLPSSIERLFGLRRIELTSCNRLLSIPTSICELKSLEELDLTGCSKFKDFPEILKPMGYLKHLLLTGTAVKQLPESVEHLFGLRRIELKNCNRLLSLPASIFKLKYLEDLNLTGSSKFEDFPDVLEPMGNLKYLWLNGTAVKELPSSIERLFGLRRIELRFCNRLLSLPASIFKLKYLEELDLTGSSQFKDFPEILEPMGNLKYLCLNGTAVEELHESIERLFGLQRIQLKKCNRLLSLPASIFKLKYLEELDLTGSSKFKDFPEILEPMGNLKHLRLNGTAVEELHESIERLFGLRRIELKNCKSSDSPSEHF